A section of the Ovis canadensis isolate MfBH-ARS-UI-01 breed Bighorn chromosome 1, ARS-UI_OviCan_v2, whole genome shotgun sequence genome encodes:
- the LOC138427149 gene encoding keratin-associated protein 10-8-like: MAFSNLSACSSDLSYSSRICLPGSCDSCTGSSWQVDDCPESCCEPPCCAPSCCTPAPRLTRLCAPVSCESRPCCQPACSSSCPALCCQQSSCQPSCRTSSPCQQDCCEPVCCRPVCCEPVCCRPVCYTPVCCTPVCCRPVCCETSPCSTSSCCQQSSCQPSCCTSPPCQQACCEPVCCRPVCCTPVCCTPVCCRPVCCEASPCSAPSSCCRPSSSVSLLCRPVCRPACYVPTSTCQPSCCRPASSVSLLCHPVCRPACYVPASTCQPSCCRPASSVSLLCRPACSRPACCVPASAPEPCC, encoded by the coding sequence ATGGCCTTCTCTAACCTGTCTGCTTGCTCCAGCGACCTGAGCTACAGCAGCCGGATCTGCCTGCCTGgatcctgtgactcctgcactggcTCCTCCTGGCAGGTGGACGACTGTCCAGAGAGCTGCTGCGAGCCCCCCTGCTGTGCCCCCAGCTGCTGCACCCCGGCCCCCCGCCTGACCCGCCTCTGCGCCCCAGTGAGCTGCGAGTCCCGCCCCTGCTGCCAGCCAGCCTGCAGCAGCTCCTGCCCGGCCTTGTGCTGCCAGCAGTCTAGCTGCCAGCCCTCCTGCCGCACTTCCTCCCCCTGCCAGCAAGACTGCTGTGAGCCCGTCTGCTGCAGGCCTGTCTGCTGTGAGCCCGTCTGCTGCAGGCCCGTCTGTTATACACCTGTCTGCTGCACACCTGTCTGCTGCAGGCCTGTCTGCTGTGAGACCTCCCCCTGCTCAACCTCCTCATGTTGCCAGCAGTCCAGCTGCCAGCCCTCCTGCTGCACCTCCCCCCCCTGCCAGCAGGCCTGCTGTGAGCCCGTCTGCTGCAGGCCTGTCTGCTGCACACCTGTCTGCTGTACACCTGTCTGCTGCAGGCCCGTGTGCTGTGAGGCTTCCCCCTGCTCAGCCCCCTCATCCTGCTGCAGACCCTCCTCCTCCGTGTCCCTCCTCTGCCGCCCTGTGTGCCGCCCCGCCTGCTACGTGCCCACCTCCACCTGCCAGCCCAGCTGCTGCCGCCCGGCCTCCTCTGTGTCCCTCCTCTGCCACCCCGTGTGCCGCCCTGCCTGCTATGTGCCCGCCTCCACCTGCCAGCCCAGCTGCTGCCGCCCGGCCTCCTCCGTGTCCCTGCTCTGCCGGCCCGCATGCTCCCGCCCAGCCTGCTGTGTCCCTGCCTCGGCCCCGGAGCCCTGCTGCTGA